In Streptomyces sannanensis, the DNA window GGCACCCGCGGAGAGGGTCGCCGTGGTGACCGGACCCAACCTCGCCAAGGAGATCGCCGGCCGTATGCCCGCGGCCGCCGTGGTCGCCTGCGCCGACGAGTCGGTGGCCCAGCGGCTCCAGGCCGCCTGCCACACCCCGTACTTCCGCCCGTACACCAACACCGACGTGGTCGGCTGCGAACTCGGCGGCGCGGTGAAGAACGTCATCGGTCTCGCCGTCGGCATCGCGGACGGCATGGGCCTCGGCGACAACACCAAGGCCTCGCTGATGACCCGGGGTCTGGCGGAGACGACTCGGCTCGGCCTCGCGATGGGCGCGGACGCGCACACCTTCGCGGGTCTGGCGGGTATGGGCGACCTCATCGCCACCTGCTCCTCGCCGTTGTCGCGCAACCACACCTTCGGCACCAACCTCGGGCGCGGCATGACGCTCGAGGAGACCATCGCGGCCACCAAACAGACCGCGGAAGGCGTCAAGTCCTGTCTGTCCGTGCTGGATCTGGCCCGGCGGCACGATGTCGACATGCCCATCA includes these proteins:
- a CDS encoding NAD(P)H-dependent glycerol-3-phosphate dehydrogenase; protein product: MTRVAVFGTGSWGTAFGMVLADAGCEVTLWGRRPELAEAINTTRTNPDYLPGIELPVAVRATTDPAEAARDAEFTVLAVPSQTLRGNLTAWAPLLPEDTVLVSLMKGVELGTTKRMSEVIEEVAKAPAERVAVVTGPNLAKEIAGRMPAAAVVACADESVAQRLQAACHTPYFRPYTNTDVVGCELGGAVKNVIGLAVGIADGMGLGDNTKASLMTRGLAETTRLGLAMGADAHTFAGLAGMGDLIATCSSPLSRNHTFGTNLGRGMTLEETIAATKQTAEGVKSCLSVLDLARRHDVDMPITETVVSIVHEGKPPLVAVKELMSRSAKPERH